The Pseudomonadota bacterium DNA window CGTCATGCCGGTCTTTGTTTCCGGTAAAGGGTTCATCCGGTTCTCCGGGCCAGTGGCCGTCTTAAACTCCGGGATAGATCAGCTCGATCCAGCGGTCCCCGGTGAACATGCCCTTGCCCCAGGTTTCTTCGAGATCGGCAAGGGGTTTTTCGGCCACCGCCTCTGCGGCGCTTTTGCCCTCGGCTTTCAGTTTCCCCAGTCGCTCATAGGCGGTAGCGAGCATCACCCGGAAGGCGGTCAGCTGCTTTTTGTCGCCCAGGGGGCCGTGGCCGCCGATAATTTTTGTCTTCTCATCGCTAAGGGCGAGGACCTTGTCAACCGCAGTGATCATCCCCTTCAGCGAGCCGCCGTGGCCAACGTCGATAAAAGGGTAGAGGCCGTTAAAAAAGAAATCCCCGGCATGGATGACGTTCGCTTCCCTGAAATGGATAAAGCAGTCGCCGTCGGTATGGGCGTGAGGTACGTGTCTGGCGGTGATGGTGTTGCCTTCAAAATGAAAGCTGAGGTCCTTTGAAAAGGTCACCACGGGCAGGCCTTCAGGGGCAGTCGGCTCTCCTTTCATCTTGAAGGCCTCGATAAAGGAGCCCATTTTCAGCCGGTCGCGCACGTTGTGATGGGAGAAGATCAGGGTGCCCTCCCTGCCCAGTTTCTCGTTGCCGCCGGTGTGGTCGCCATGATAATGGGTGTTGATCAGAAATCTCGGGTGATCTCCGCCGACCGAACCGATGACCGAGAGAATCTGTTCGGTTAAAGGCGCGAAC harbors:
- a CDS encoding MBL fold metallo-hydrolase; this translates as MTGKIGSLFCFLFAGLLFVATVGYAEEEVKITPVKITDQIYMITGKGGNIGLFVGKDGTFMIDDQFAPLTEQILSVIGSVGGDHPRFLINTHYHGDHTGGNEKLGREGTLIFSHHNVRDRLKMGSFIEAFKMKGEPTAPEGLPVVTFSKDLSFHFEGNTITARHVPHAHTDGDCFIHFREANVIHAGDFFFNGLYPFIDVGHGGSLKGMITAVDKVLALSDEKTKIIGGHGPLGDKKQLTAFRVMLATAYERLGKLKAEGKSAAEAVAEKPLADLEETWGKGMFTGDRWIELIYPGV